One region of Eleutherodactylus coqui strain aEleCoq1 chromosome 5, aEleCoq1.hap1, whole genome shotgun sequence genomic DNA includes:
- the HOPX gene encoding homeodomain-only protein produces MSSHQKEACEAEDNGLSKEQIEILEYNFNKVCKHPEDATLMLIAAEAGLTEQETEKWFKVRLAKWRRSEGLPSECGSVMD; encoded by the exons ATGAGCTCCCACCAGAAAGAAGCCTGTGAGGCTGAGGACAACGGCCTGAGCAAGGAGCAGATCGAGATACTGGAGTATAACTTCAATAAAGTCTGCAAACACCCCGAAGACGCGACTCTGATGCTGATCGCAGCTGAAGCTGGactgacagagcaggagacagag AAATGGTTCAAAGTCCGGTTAGCCAAATGGAGAAGATCCGAGGGCCTCCCTTCAGAGTGTGGATCAGTCATGGACTAG